A genomic region of Zea mays cultivar B73 chromosome 6, Zm-B73-REFERENCE-NAM-5.0, whole genome shotgun sequence contains the following coding sequences:
- the LOC100216800 gene encoding uncharacterized protein LOC100216800 → MDRQPQDYAAAAMAYAQGQQPPPPQYGGYHPQAPPPQYPPHPYGAPLPQYRPAPYARPMPPAYSHLLPHQQPPPPYAAHPPPPHALSTPSPPPPHHPYMHPPPFESAPPPPAAPPADPELQKRIDKLVEYIAKNGPDFEAMIRDKQHDNPDYAFVFGGEGHAYYRYMLWLLPRPPVPAPYPPASMHMMPPMGPMMRGPPIHQPGYPPFYDQHQQFAAAHGHGDYEAAAQPFKGLSGPLPADVAAELQDVLINLNGTKESIKGAKSWFMQRLPFAPALAEALKERVFVLEDSERQLHIIFLVNDILFESLQRRTSIRDLDNEAIAFKSVLGPMLARVYNNSQSKDDNQTRVEKILQFWGSKEVYDQETIANFEREMKGGLPYSLVPRHVSPDPTTFSGSAPVPSKWSSEPPEKDKPIHPVAGASQSVPTAQFPSNQLTAGVYPPVGQNAFAGSLPVQPSSTVPAVAPQSTAAANDSTPPPYPLFPPGLIPGMVRKMQIGSGVPYSSLSPLDIPTTIPPSSVPESEILERVSKFFSDIGEVNPSEGPMRQGEPDDYDDYERELPARKGGACIPPPPNLLLNPETGMHADGSVDSKPGSSGRLGLGASADPNEVSQYDDVYSSYRKQRSSTYHISITARSSTSR, encoded by the exons ATGGACCGGCAACCCCAGGACTACGCGGCTGCGGCCATGGCGTACGCACAGGGGCAGCAGCCACCGCCGCCGCAGTACGGCGGGTACCACCCACAGGCGCCGCCGCCTCAGTACCCGCCCCACCCTTACGGCGCGCCGCTCCCGCAGTACCGGCCCGCGCCCTATGCGCGCCCCATGCCGCCTGCCTACTCGCACCTGCTGCCGCACCAGCAGCCGCCTCCCCCGTACGCAGCGCACCCGCCGCCGCCGCACGCCTTGTCCACGccctccccgccgccgccgcaccACCCTTACATGCACCCGCCACCGTTCGAGTCCGCCCCGCCTCCTCCGGCCGCTCCACCCGCCGATCCGGAGCTCCAGAAGCGCATCGACAAGCTCGTCGAGTACATCGCGAAGAACGGGCCGGATTTCGAGGCCATGATCcgcgacaagcagcacgacaaccCGGACTACGCCTTCGTCTTCGGCGGGGAAGGTCACGCCTACTACAGGTACATGCTCTGGCTCTTGCCGCGCCCGCCGGTGCCCGCGCCCTACCCGCCGGCCTCGATGCATATGATGCCGCCTATGGGCCCTATGATGAGGGGACCGCCGATTCACCAGCCGGGGTACCCGCCATTCTATGACCAGCACCAGCAGTTTGCTGCTGCTCACGGCCATGGGGACTATGAAGCTGCGGCGCAACCATTCaagggactgtccggaccgctccCTGCAGATGTTGCTGCTGAGCTCCAAGATGTGCTTATCAATCTTAATGGCACTAAGGAATCAATAAAGGGAGCGAAGTCATGGTTTATGCAAAGATTGCCGTTCGCGCCGGCTCTGGCTGAAGCTCTTAAGGAGAGAGTATTTGTGTTGGAGGATTCGGAGCGGCAGCTGCACATAATTTTCCTGGTGAACGATATTCTTTTTGAAAG CTTACAGAGACGAACTAGTATTCGGGACCTTGACAATGAGGCTATTGCTTTCAAATCCGTACTGGGTCCCATGCTTGCAAGGGTTTACAATAATTCACAGAGTAAAGATGACAACCAGACCCGTGTTGAGAAGATCCTGCAGTTTTGGGGTTCAAAGGAAGTTTACGACCAGGAAACAATTGCTAATTTTGAAAGAGAGATGAAAGGTGGCTTGCCTTATTCGCTGGTGCCACGACATGTTTCACCAGACCCTACGACCTTTTCAG GATCAGCGCCAGTGCCCTCAAAATGGTCCTCGGAACCTCCAGAGAAGGATAAGCCGATCCATCCTGTCGCTGGTGCAAGCCAATCTGTCCCCACCGCACAGTTTCCATCAAACCAACTTACAGCCGGTGTCTATCCTCCTGTAGGCCAAAATGCATTTGCAGGATCTTTGCCAGTGCAACCGTCGTCAACAGTTCCCGCTGTGGCTCCTCAAAGCACTGCCGCCGCAAACGATTCAACTCCACCTCCTTATCCGCTCTTCCCGCCTGGCCTCATCCCTGGAATGGTTCGGAAGATGCAAATAGGCAGCGGGGTACCGTACTCTTCCCTGAGCCCGCTCGACATCCCCACGACCATCCCGCCATCGTCAGTCCCGGAGTCCGAGATCCTCGAGCGCGTGTCCAAGTTCTTCAGCGACATTGGGGAGGTGAACCCGTCAGAAGGTCCGATGAGGCAAGGCGAGCCCGATGACTACGACGACTACGAGAGGGAGCTTCCTGCGCGGAAGGGAGGCGCCTGCATCCCTCCCCCGCCGAATCTGCTTCTGAACCCTGAGACAGGGATGCACGCCGATGGCAGCGTCGACAGTAAgccagggtccagcggccggttgGGTCTCGGAGCATCCGCCGATCCGAACGAGGTGAGCCAGTATGACGATGTGTATTCTTCTTATCGTAAGCAAAGGAGCTCAACGTATCACATTTCCATCACCGCTCGCTCATCGACGTCAAGGTGA